The Maniola hyperantus chromosome 21, iAphHyp1.2, whole genome shotgun sequence sequence ATTCATGTTTTTAaggtttcaatttatttttgattttgaatcgcattaatttttatatttacaaattaaataGTTATTAGAGAATCCTCGTTCGTTTACCTAAATAATGGCTGATGAAGAATATGATGGAGAGGACGGTGGGGCAGATTACGACGACATTGTTGAGGAAGACAATAATATCGAAGAGACGGAAGAACAAGAGGAAGAACCGGGTTACAACGTGCAGTGTCTGGCGCCGGGGCAGGCTGGAGGCGGAGTGGAGAAGTCGAAGCGGATTACCACTCGATATATGACTAAATATGAAAGGGCTAGAGTTTTAGGTTAGTGTTTAAATTTTATGCCAAAATTTGGGTTTTGTGTTTGGTAAACCAGCCGAACTCTAAGATTGGGATTAGGTTCATTAAATCATGGTACCTATTACTCTGTATAGCTGCAGAGTAATTTGTACTGAGTTGTCTGTATTACTGTATATATTATGCAGACTACATTCTAAGACCACCACTAACTAGGTGCTGTTCCCTTTTGAATCACTCCAGCCACCCAAGGTTATTCTTAAGGCCCAGCAGGTCACTGAGGTATCTAGAAAGTATGGCTAAGAAGCTGATCATTGGTCTGATATTCCACTGTATTTAAGCATGTGGAGCATCCATTCAATATATTATAGAAGTTACAATAGCCTTCCTATAGGTACCTGTTGCACTTTTATTAAACCAACTAGCAGAAGTTTTATGCTTAGATGGagaggggaatataagtcatgtTGACGAGGGGAATATGATGGATATcagtcatattataaatgtgaaaatgtgttagtttgtccttcaatgacatCGCAACAGGGCATTGGATCAacatgatttttggcatggcTATAGTTAAAACCTAAAAAGTGACAAGAGCTACTTTTTAATGaaatcaatattatttaaattaaatagttcccacaggattttttaaaaactaaatccaaagAAACTAAGTGGTGGGcatcaaagaaaaatatttgtaatatCTTGTTCCAGGTACAAGAGCATTACAAATAGCTATGTGTGCACCTGTGATGGTGGAACTAGAAGGCGAAACCGACCCCCTACAAATTGCCATGAAGGAACTAAAACAAAGGAAAATCCCCATCATCATACGAAGATACCTTCCAGATCACTCGTATGAAGACTGGAGCATAgatgaattaattataattgATCATTaggaataaaatattcatagtGTATGTTTAAGATATTACATGTAAGGtgggttgatttttcaatcgctaaataatttttaactaatgaataagtttgacattttgacagacaattcaaaaactgtcAAATACAATTCTTCAGTTAATTATTTTTGGCAATATTatagtatttaagaataaggaaaagtataaaaataaatatttttaaattaaaattgattttattaaatcCTTCTATAATGTATAGAAATTAGTTGTTTGTGTGTCCTTCAAACAGGTTGCAACcaagcaacagatcgacgcgatttttgcatggttgagagtggcataggctacttatcccggaaaatcaaagccaAATCCAATCAAATATTTTCTGTCATTTTTCCTACTTATCTGTCATTCTTTGTGTTACTTAGCTAGATGATGGCCTCAACTTCGTCTGGAtttatgcaagctatctcagaccaaatagatgatgcccaggACTTCGTCGGCGTGCATTTAGTGTTTTAATAATCTCattggaactctgattttctgggtCAAAAAGCCTATGTTCTCACCTgggatgcatgctatctctgtacgtTTCGTccaaatcgattaaacggacaGGCcgtgaaaaggacagacactttcccatattttgttatattaagtaATCAGGCTAACTTTTCAAAcggctgaactgattttgacgggACGAAGGCAGGTAGTGTTGTGGATAGGGGACATTACAAGTCTATCTATACTGCTCTTGTTACTTACCTAGGACAACTAGGTTCTTACAAATTAACGTACGTATTGCaggttaagggctaacttgtatctgaataaaaataaaatcgtaagtaggtagatatatcctcgcagatgaagtcgcgggcagaagctaTCAACGAATGAAATGTTTCCAAGTTTACGCACGAGCATATAGTTCTTCATTATATCTACAACATTtcttaaaattatgaaaattggcatttccgatgtaacttaatttattattactttgtaactacaatttttggtacatgaataataaaaataaataaataaataaaattggacTACATTTACGGGGAGAAAAGCGTTATCGCTTTTTGTATGAACAACTAGACGATCCTCTTAAATAGCACCTTAGAAATAGGAAATAGCGCATATATTGTACGTACCTACTAGCGATATCAATAGCGGTAATAACATTATGTAGGTTGGGAAGATGTAATTTATGGCGCCTTTATAAGACAGCGGGTTGACTGAAACGTATGATAGTCAATGAGTCAGGGGCacgaatataaatattatgtacgcTAACAATTACTTACGTAATTATTATTTCGGGTTGTTCGGTATTCAGTAACCAtgattaattaagtaattgctGAATTAGATtttgataatatgtattttcTAATTGGAACTATCCATAGattattatctatctatatctatttctgaataaaatagctGGGCATATACCTACGGGgagtcgggggtttgatcccgagcATGCAattataacttttcggagttgagTATAGGTCGTGCGTTAggttaattaatatcacttgctttaacggtgaagtaaaatatcgtgaagaaatctgcatgcttgagagttgtATGAGAGTCCATAAtgtttcaaaggtgtgtaaagtctgccaatccacacttgaccagcgtggtggactatggccaaaacccttctcattctgagagcagacccgtgccagtagatagtgggccggcgatggattgatcatggcGATATCCATTAAAGTAACATTGGAAATAGATTACCACTAAGTATGAAACGGTGTGTTTCACATACTTAGTAATAGGTATCCCAGGCTTGCTTCGCATTGTCGATCATAAAAGGCAACCTTAAAAGACTTGGTTTCGTCGTGCCGGGCTGATCAAAGACAGACTATCATCCAATTGTGGCGGaagtcttttttttaattttttaatttatagactagagcttggctgcaatcagacttgctggaaagtgatgatgcatagCAGccaaagatggagcgcgcttgcctagaagatgcctgttcACTCTTAACTGGAAGGAgcccatattaaaattgcaggggaaaactgatgctggaagggcgttccatagaTCGTCCAAGTCAGGGTGCAGGCGAGTGCATGCGAGAGGGAACGATGCAATTTTAAGAATGGCAGCTTGAAATATTGTAGCGGGTGGTCGGTCCGTCGCGCGTGCCAACTGATATTGTAATCTGATGGCCGGTATTAATCTTTGGGTATTCTGGCTTCTAACTTAATCTTTCAAATTAGTTTTGTTAACGGCCGACTTAACTGGTCTGATagtgtttagtattttttttgagCAGAAAAACTAACTTAAAACTGTGATctcatatgtacctactctacctacctaactactacATAATAGTAAATCTATAAAAAACcggtaaagtgcgagtcggattcgcacaagAAGGGTTCTGTATTCTGTAACCTATGTATGCATTGTACCTACAAggaataacaatttttaattttttttttgtaatgtagtATATTTGTTGTATGTTTTTtgacagttttcggattttcccctttagCTACTCGAGCTAGACATTATgctacctgccatatttcacGATTCCAGAAtcgtcaacgggatgtaccatacaggttttgattccctcgacgttaaggattcctttttcccTCGGAGTAGCCTAAAAAGTAGGAGCCGTAGTGGCTCAGTGGTTAAAACGTGGAGTTCTGTAGTAGGGTCATGAATTCAAATATTGCAGTGTTTTTTGATTATTTAATAGGCACGTGTgtctacagtaggtacagtaagaAAAATATCAAGTGGGTACCTacgtatatacttacttacatgtGGAATCTTTCAACTATAGTCCACGCAGCATAAATCGGTCATTTATTTGGCAAGTGGGACTTCTGTTGTGACACGCCTGGTTATAAGTCGTCGATGTTCAATGGTGCTTTTGCTTTGCTGAAAAGCGCATACGTACAGTGTGGTCCTTGGTAGTAGCGTATAGTGCGAGTGCGTATGGAACCCCGCCCGCCCTGCGCTTGGCACGCGTAGCACTGAATCCGAAAGCTCGGCGCGCGGGGAGCCCCGCGGCGTGCTCGCGCTCGCGCGCCAGTACCCCTTCGACCAGCGATGCTGTGCTGTCTCCGGAAATAGAGTACGACCGACGTCCCTCCCCGCGGACACCAGACGTCACCGCGAGTGACATCGCGTCCATTTAAATTGCGGTTAAATTTAACGATCCCTACGAATAAGCCATTCagttatttcaaagatacggcgtTAACATTCGAACCGCAGTTTAAAGGCGGCGTTGGCGAGCTGCATTCCCACGGGAATGCATTTCGCATTCAGTGAAGTCTGTTTTCAGTGTGGTTTGTGATTCGCGTCCATAGATCGACCGATCGGGGTGCGCGAGTGTAGTGCAAATGACCGGTAGCCCGCTGTAGAGGGCCGGAACCTTACAAAATGTGGACCAAGAGATCAAAGTTATGGAGGTTTATGTTGTGCATGTTGTTCGCCGTGTCGGCGCTCGCGCTCGCGGCGAGAGGTGAGTGGAGTCGCGCGGCGCGGCCAGGGCGGTTGCGCACGCTCTGCGTCACTAGTTCGTTGCTATTTTCGGTGTAACTTGCGCTGAAATTATGTAAAAAGAGCGTTTGTGCGCTATTTTTGGCTATAACCTTAGGAAAGTATTTAAACTACAAGGTTATTATGATTTAATTATCACTCATCGTGTTTAATCAGAGCTTGGAGCGAGCAGAGCGGCGCTAGACGTGCCGCGGCATAGCTACGCAAATAGAAATACAGGGATTTGTCGTTATGCGTCGCCATCTTGTGAAAAACGATAGGATCATGACGACATTATAAAAGTGAGACACGGAAATAGGTCACATCATAACTTTTACATAACTTCTGACCTACATTTCATTAGTACCTGACCTAGGTAGTtataaattaatgtacctacttacaaaaagTTTCTAACCCTATGTTacatcaaaagtcaaaaccatTGAAGGAAAAAAGAAATTTTGAATAATTGTTTATCGTTAGGACGAAGAATGAAGATCCGTTATTTTCATTAAGTAGGAGTTACTGTGCAATGTTTGTGAAAATTCACCACAAGATTGCCTATTATAATCTATTTATTGCCTATTGATCCGGCTAGAAAGGATCCAGGATTGGTACCCACCAtaagcggagcgagaccaataattaatctatggtaccCACTTTATTTTTTCAGATTCCGTATTAAAAtggtaaaaaaggaacccttgacGTGACTAAGTCCGTCCATCCGCCTGTAACACTTGTTTATTTCAGTAACTGCTAATGCTATTTTGTTAGTAATACTtagttataaatattgtttGTCCAGCCTTCgaaaaaatcgatcaagtgcgagacggactcgcacacgaagggtttcgtacaagaaattacagtttattttacattatttttgtccattttcatggcggccgttttgaaaattttattatttgttgatgtagcggcaatagaagtacacattctgtaaaaattcaactctgtacctattacggttcacgagatacagcccgctgacagacagacggacgacggacggacggacagtaacctttgggtacggaatccGTACCCAATTGGGTACGGGTAATAACACCGTAATTTACCCTCTTATTTTGAAGTTtgcgtactgcagtcgtatttttagggttccgtacctcaaaaggaaaaacggaacccttataggatcactttgttgtctgtctgtctgtctgtcggtctgtcaagaaacctacagggtacttcccgactacacctagaatcatgaaatttgacaggtaggtagatcttatagctgatatttggggaaaaatctgaaaaccgtgaatttgtggttacatcatgtatcgtagtttttgaattatcgtgcaaaatgtcgaaaaaatacgactgtagtacggaaccctcattgcgcgagcctaacacgcacttggccggtttttttaaacattttgcacgataaatcaaactctattaaatgcattaaaaaactgttttagaatgtgcaggtgccCTTCTTCCAGGTATACTAACTAATCAGGTATACTAATTTGTTCaaaaacacatttaattttttttgtgatgtaggtaaccacaaattcacggttttcggaatgTGTTCGGAATTTTCTCTCTACTTGTGCACacaagacattgctacctgctcAACATGACTCTAGgagtctaggtcaacaggaagtaggcaggcacctaccctataggttttggtCACCCTGAATTGACTGATAGGACAGACCATATAATATGTTTATCATCTATGGGCTGTCTGTCCCATAGATGATAAACATATTATATGGTCTcagacatacaacgaagtgatcctatcaggGTTCCTTTTCCCTTTTGAGATCCGGAACTCTAAACAGTAGATTAGGTACTTATGGGTATGTGCAAAGTCAGTCgcaggtataggtacttagccAATAGAGAAGGATtttccgtgcgaagccggggaaAGTTtgtaagtctaaatatataaaaggaaaaggtacgcacagctcaaactactggacgaatcggactaaaatttggcatgcaagaTATATATCATGacataaacatccgctaagaaaggatttttgaaaattcatcccctaagggggtaaaataagggtttgaactttgtgtagtccacgcggatgaaatcgcgggaaaaagctagtttatTCATAAACCGGGAATTTCCTTTCAAATGCAGAGCATTTTTAGTGATGAATCAATGACAGATCATCTGTAGCTAGAAAGATTTACTGAGGAATGTGTGAAGGCCAATCATTTGGGTCAAACGGTTTGCAAGGAGAAAGCTATAACAAATATCATAAATCTAAAATAGCTTGCACGACCTAGGCATTGTTTACTTTACCACTATCTACATCATAAACTAAATGTTATATCATTGTAATGTcatatgatcatcatcattatcatgatcaacccatcaccggctcactacagagcacgaggctctctcagaaatgagaagggttttggccataaactaccagctggccaagtgcaaattggcagacttcacacacctttggagtacttatggagaactttcaggcatgcaggttttcttttaccattaaagcaagtgatatttcattgctTGAGACCCACATAAGTCTGAAAAGtcagaggtacgtgcccgggaccgaacccACGGCCTCCCGAGTAAGAggtggatgtcttaaccactaggctatcacctctaacttttcggagccaTGTGCGTTTTACTAAGTAATCATGGACcttatagtaattaaatatctgaAGAtaaattgtgaggaaacctgcatgcctgagagtcctccataatgttctcaaagtcgtgtgaagtctgccaatccgcacttgaccagcgtggtagtctgcggctaaaactcttctcatactgagaggagacccgtgcccggcgatgggttgatcatgatgatgatgaggcctCATAATATCTATTGTATATCTATTGATTCCCGacgaatataatatataatacgagtctgaagtggtaatgggcataGAGCAcaaagttcgaaaaaccgatagacgttggggaccCAAGCTGCtggaatacctacctacggaccgaaaagcgcagcgttggcagacccatTTAGAATTTGGATAGACGAGATTATacgtgtcgcagggagccgctggattcaggtggtgcACGACCATGGCGCGTGGAAGACacacaagagacctgtgtccagctgtGAATGTTTATCGGTTAACGATGATGTAGATGATGATTTATTAGAttttgtctgcgtggaattcCGTGTAGGTTAGATATATgcctttcaaataaaatatcataggtacttattattaaattcTACGCTTTCATCCAATCGTGAAACATATAGTTATTTTGATTGTTTACAGATAAACAGAAATGTCCATATTTAGGTCAATGACCCCTAGCCCTTGAGCATCGCTAAAAATGGCATCACCATGATGAACGATGTTCAAGGGCTAGGGGACACTCAATGCATGTATGCGAACTTGGAAACGGTctaggtctaggtctaggaTTTTACAAGGACAAGACCTATTTGAAttcttaatatattattttcagcCGACGACGACATTCCATCCGAGTCACAATGCCGTCCATATATCGAAAAAGCACTTAAAGAACTCGAATCGGGAGACTCAGAAACAGGTACAAATGTTTATATTATTCCTTGTCTATATACCTACAGTTTGTTTGAGATTTATTATGGATATTTTCACCCCTGCTCTCTCTttttctttctctctctctaataaatattaataggtaggtaactattatagttcataaaatataatagttttGTATTTCAGAATCTACAGAAAGAAACGAATCAAGTGAAGCTAGTGTAGATGTCGATACGAAAGAAGAAAATTCAGCAGAAGAAGGGGCGACGGCAGAGGCGGATAGCACAGAGGACGGAGATAGTCAAGAAGATGCGCCATCAGTAGAGGTTGCGGATGAACCATATATGTCTCAGGTATCCTATGAAGACGAAGGAAGCCCTGCCGACGCTGAATCTAAAGAAGACGCGACAACAGAAGAGACCGACGATAGTGCTGAGAAACAAGCAGATGACAGCAAAGAAGATGACGGAGACAGCAAGGAGGATGCATCTGCTGACGAACAAGAAACCGAAAAAGGTTatcttatatgtatataaaaaggaaagactgactgactgactgactgactgcatcaacgcaaagctcaaactaatggacggattaggctgaaaggcatgcagatagctattataacgtagacgttTGCTTAGAAAAGATTcctaaaattcaatccctaaggggttaaaagaagggtttgaaattcgcggatgaagtcgcggggataagctagttattatacaTAACAATTTAAGATAATGTATTTTAATAACATATATAGACATtcgatttttaatttgttatgtCGAAACTCCTGACTGAATAAGTGAATGGAATTTGGTAATTAAATCGTAAATCGTAGCCAGATAAACTTTGcgaagtgaaaaaaaaattataaaaaaaaattaactaattatttttagtaacaGGGCCcaaagatttacatacaaatctttaattAGACGTTTGTAGGAAACATGGAAAGGGTTACTTTCCTACTTCTCATAGTATTATTGATAAAGACAATagtaattgaaaattgaaatatgtgtttttttatagtaaaaatatttctgAATAATTTCTAGAAAGTGGTGAGGTAGCTGACGAGGCTGATAGTAAGGAAGATTCTGAAGATAGTAAAGAAGATGGACAAGATAGTCAAGAAGAAGCCCAAGATAGTCAAGAAGATGGACAAACCAAAGAGGACTCGAGTGAAGATGGAGCCGAGAGTAAAGAAGGAAAGGAATCGGAAGAGCAAGAGGGTGGTGATACTGCGAAATCTGAAGCAGTAACCGATGCGGACCAATCTGAGAAAGCTACCGATGCGTCAGAAGAAACTGATGCAGCCAAAGCTGAAGGTGAAAGTGACGAGGACACTAAAACAGAAGAAGACGATGGATCTCAAGAAAAGGCTGAATCTGATGAAGTAGAGGGAGGATCGGAACAAACAAGTGACTCCCAAGAAGAAAAAGACAATGAAGAATCTGAAGAATCCATAAAAGAAGGAGAGGAGAAATCTGACGAGGAGAAAGAAGAGTCGTCAGAGAAAGATGAATCTGTTGAAGGCGACACTGCAGAAGACAAATCAGAGGAAAAAGATGAAGGTGCTGAGGAAACGAGCTCAGAAGATGACGTAAAAGAAGCTAGCGAAGAAGATTCGGAAAAATCTGAAGAAACTGGTTCTGAAGAGGGTGAAGAAAGCGAGGAAGAAGGTGCTCCAGAAGAAGATTTACTTTTAGTAAGTTAGTTTTACTAATAGTAAAACCTTTTTATTGTCTTTATCCATAGACAAAGTATGccactttgaaataaaataatttcaggcagtgcaagaccgcggcgtgtggaaggGCCTTACAAGAGAcgtatgtccagtagtggacgtctatcggttgatgatgatgatgactacttGCTGTCGCACAAAAGTCCCgagattatctaaatatataaaaagaaatactgactcactgactgactcattaacGCCCATCCCAATCTTTGACCTAAAAGCTTAAAGCTGACCTTGAAGCTGAAGTTTTGCACATTTTTCCAAATCCTCATGAGAGCGAAacatttcaaattaaatatttaaaattttgatttcAGACATTAGAGATTCCAGAAAATCTGAGATCTCGTGACCACATAATCCAAATCTTGAGATTAGACGAAGATGCAAGCGAGGCAGaattaattattgaaaaatctgCTGATATTGTTCTCAGAGATTTGAAAAGGCTTTACGAGAACTCAATAAAGCCCTTAGAAGTTCTTTATAGGTATAGAGACCTGAGTAATAGACATTTTGGTGATCCTGAAATATTTTCGAAGCCTTTAGTACTGTTTATGGGACCGTGGAGTGGTggaaaatcttctattttaaacTATTTGACTGGACTAGAGTTTACAGAATGGTCCTTGAGAACAGgtaaggatttttagaaacgaACAATATTTTATTGGTGAAATTGTTTATTGAAGGAAAttattgaataaacttttacaggtGCTGAACCATCTCCTGCTTACTTCAATATTTTAATGCACGGCAAAGATCCACAAGTATTAGACGGTACACAATTAGCAGCTGACTGGACTTTCTCGGGGCTACAGAAATTCGGACAAGGTTTAGAGGAGCGTCTAAGGGGACTGAGGTATCCCAGTAAATTACTGGAAAAGGTAAATGTTTTTTCCTTGGAATTTGGCAAATATTAGATCTTctaagtaaaagaaaaatcctGTCTccctcactgactgactcatcaacaccCTCCCCAAACCCATGGATTTTGTAAAGAGGTTCTCTTTATACTGTGGACAAGGAATAAGGGCGAATTCTTCGCAATTCCCACGGGTTTAAGAGGATGTACATTTTCGCTGAAGAAAGCCATGAAAGGTGGTTCGTGGAAGGTGGCTAGTGAGTTGGTAGTTTAACGACATTTTTGTATTACTTTTATAGGTGAACATTGTT is a genomic window containing:
- the Polr2F gene encoding DNA-directed RNA polymerases I, II, and III subunit RPABC2 is translated as MADEEYDGEDGGADYDDIVEEDNNIEETEEQEEEPGYNVQCLAPGQAGGGVEKSKRITTRYMTKYERARVLGTRALQIAMCAPVMVELEGETDPLQIAMKELKQRKIPIIIRRYLPDHSYEDWSIDELIIIDH
- the LOC117992446 gene encoding sarcalumenin, translated to MWTKRSKLWRFMLCMLFAVSALALAARADDDIPSESQCRPYIEKALKELESGDSETESTERNESSEASVDVDTKEENSAEEGATAEADSTEDGDSQEDAPSVEVADEPYMSQVSYEDEGSPADAESKEDATTEETDDSAEKQADDSKEDDGDSKEDASADEQETEKESGEVADEADSKEDSEDSKEDGQDSQEEAQDSQEDGQTKEDSSEDGAESKEGKESEEQEGGDTAKSEAVTDADQSEKATDASEETDAAKAEGESDEDTKTEEDDGSQEKAESDEVEGGSEQTSDSQEEKDNEESEESIKEGEEKSDEEKEESSEKDESVEGDTAEDKSEEKDEGAEETSSEDDVKEASEEDSEKSEETGSEEGEESEEEGAPEEDLLLTLEIPENLRSRDHIIQILRLDEDASEAELIIEKSADIVLRDLKRLYENSIKPLEVLYRYRDLSNRHFGDPEIFSKPLVLFMGPWSGGKSSILNYLTGLEFTEWSLRTGAEPSPAYFNILMHGKDPQVLDGTQLAADWTFSGLQKFGQGLEERLRGLRYPSKLLEKVNIVEIPGILEVRKQVSRVFPFNDACQWFIDRADIIFLVYDPSKLDVGPETEAILDQLKGRESQTRIVLNKADSVKPEELMRVQSALIWNISPLMSSPQPPVMYTVSLWSLPYEPGAPIRLLQAQERELLRDLRQAIDRRIENKISSARRFAVRVRNHAKMVDCYLTTYYNHKTIFGNKKVIADAIIENPQNYHIYEGLSTLTNISRYDLPDPETYRDFFRLNPLYEFQQLSATCTYFRGCPITRLDVAIAYDFPELVGKYKKMVETATPQGMPKS